GTTAAGCTTTCTATCATCACTACATATATCATCTATCATACCTTCTATTTCATCCAGATTGTTTAAATCAATCAGGTAATAGGAGTGGTTGCCGGGTTCCAACTCATTGTATGTTTCTTTCAGCTTTTCTTCATTTCTGGCAGCCATAATGATGTTTGCACCAATTTTACTTAGATATATGGCAATGCCTTTTCCAATTCCTGAGGAAGCTCCGGTAACCAATATATTTTTTCCACTCAAATCCATCGGATGTATCACTTTTTATCAACCCCATCAAAATAATAATCAGTATATATCATAGGAATACAAGCGGACTTTTTCATTTCCAGGTAAATTGCTCCATATGATAAGCCCACACCAAACCCGCACATTAGCAGTTTTATTGTATCATCCGATTGTTCTGAACCCAATGTATCAACCAAAGTCAGAGGAATAGATTCACCGCTTGTGTTTCCATATTTCTCAATTGATAAAGGAACCTTTTCCATGGGGATACCCAGTCTCATCGCCAAATGCTTGAGAATAAATAGATTCGCTTGATGAAACACATACATATCTACATCATTTTTATCAATAGAGAAATCTGATATAAAGTCGGCCAAAGACTTCCGTACATCAGTGATAGTAAAATTAAAAACATCAGCTCCATTCATGGACAATTCACACTCAGATTTATCCATTATGGTTTGGCTTCTATTTCTTGCATGGCCTGCAGGTACCATAATGCACTTATAGCCGCTGCCTTTGGTTTTCAAAAAGTATGTAATATCTTTACCTTCTGTTTTTTCCAAAGCAGTTGCTGTTCCACCATCACCAAATATCATTGCGGTTGCACTGTCATTTGGATTTATTCCGAAATTACTGGTATCTCCAACAAGCAGAAGAACCCTGTTTATATTCTGTGTAGAGATCATTGTAGCGGCTTGCCACAGCCCATAGACATAAGCAGAACATCCGAGGTTTATGTCAAAGGCTATACAGTCTTGACTTAGCCCAAGTCTATATTGAAGAACACATGCGGTTGCTGGTACTGCATAATCAGGTGTCTGGGAAATGAAAATCAAAGCATCAATAGTAGAAGCCTCCCAGTTCAACTTCTCCATGAGGGTTTTTGCAGCAACATAGCATAAATCAGAAGCACATTGCTCGTCAATAGCTACATGCCTCGTTTTAACACCTGTCATATTTATAAACTTTTGTACGCTTTCCTCTCCGAATACCCCAAAAAATTCTTTGTTATCCACTATACGCTCAGGTACTGCACACGCTATACCTTTAATCTCTACATTTTTCAATATACCTTTAGCCAATTAACCGCACCTCACTCCATTTTATCAATAATATCTTTTACGGTTTTAAATTTCTTTATTTCATCTGATTTGATGTCCATGTTATAAACGCTATCAAACATAGCGATTGTCGATATTACAGCCATGGAATCCCATTCACTGATACTATCCAGTTCTGTAGCTTCATCCAGAGTATCTTTCTCCAGTAGCAGCAATTCTTCCAGAAGATTAAGCTTTTCTTTATGAGTCATAACAAATTATCCTTTCCGCTAGATGCAAAGTAATGTTTACCGTAATAAGATATGCAGCTTCAAGGCGATGTGTGAAATGTTTTTTAAACGCCTATTCTTACGGTACTACTTGCACCCTTCCACCAGTTCATCTTTGATTTTATTAAGAAGCCTTTCCATAGCAGTCTTCCGTACCGAAGGTTTGTAATAACCTACTGCCAACGTAATTATACCGTTATATGAACTGGCTACAAGGAGTATTCCAGGAGCACGTACAACGGGTGGGATGATATATGCGTCAGTTACAACATTCTTACCGAATCTAATTAAAGACTTTGATATTAAGCCCATATTCGATAATACAGGAGAGCATACATCGACAATAGAAAAAGGACTTAGTGACTCTAATTCATTAACTTGAGATAAAGACTTGAAGTATGAGCAAATTTGACGGAAACTCATCTTTTCAATATAGTCTGCCATTCTAGTGCTTTCTACGCTTGGATGTTTGTTTTTAAAGTATTTCGTCAAGGACATTATTCTTGATAAGGTTCCTTCAAAGGGTTCATGTGGTTTCCTGCCTATTTTTATTACAACTCCGCCTGAGAGATTTCTTATTGCTTGAGCTTTATGATCCGGGAGGTACTTTCGTAAATCAATAGTAATAGGTATATCCATTGGTACACCGTATGGGGGTTTGGAAATT
This region of Clostridium sp. BNL1100 genomic DNA includes:
- a CDS encoding ketoacyl-ACP synthase III, which translates into the protein MAKGILKNVEIKGIACAVPERIVDNKEFFGVFGEESVQKFINMTGVKTRHVAIDEQCASDLCYVAAKTLMEKLNWEASTIDALIFISQTPDYAVPATACVLQYRLGLSQDCIAFDINLGCSAYVYGLWQAATMISTQNINRVLLLVGDTSNFGINPNDSATAMIFGDGGTATALEKTEGKDITYFLKTKGSGYKCIMVPAGHARNRSQTIMDKSECELSMNGADVFNFTITDVRKSLADFISDFSIDKNDVDMYVFHQANLFILKHLAMRLGIPMEKVPLSIEKYGNTSGESIPLTLVDTLGSEQSDDTIKLLMCGFGVGLSYGAIYLEMKKSACIPMIYTDYYFDGVDKK
- a CDS encoding phosphopantetheine-containing protein; translated protein: MTHKEKLNLLEELLLLEKDTLDEATELDSISEWDSMAVISTIAMFDSVYNMDIKSDEIKKFKTVKDIIDKME